Genomic DNA from Urocitellus parryii isolate mUroPar1 chromosome 5, mUroPar1.hap1, whole genome shotgun sequence:
GAGTCAGCACTCTAATGGCAGAATCACTGTCCTGAAACCCTTCTACTGCTGCCCAGGACAGGCTGATCTGTGCTGTGTGGAGCCTTACATCTGCGTTGCTACGGTCTGGGACCTTCCACTCTCTTCCTGCAGAACCTACCTGCATTCACAGATTCCTTGGCCATGGCTGCTATAATTTTGGAATTGCTGGCAATTTTTTCTGCACATTGGATGGCTTCTTCAACCAGTGTCTCAACAGGAAAAATCTTGCTCACAAGACCTACAACAAAAAAGGAGGTAAGTGAAGTGCAGATCTGGCACAAGGCCACTCTTCGAGTCCACAGATGCCCAGTCAGGCTGCCTATAGCATCAAACagtagagagaggaggaaggtgaACTGTGGCCACCAATGGCAGGGAAAGGGCTGGCCTGCAAGGGTCTAGATTCCCACAGCCTACTTGGTTCTATAGGAAATGGGATGCTGTGCTATTCCTCCTCAACCTGAGAGTATGTTGTCACTCTCTCGAACATAGAATATTTCAAGATCTAAACCCCAAAATAGTCAACCTCCCAGATTCTCAGGATCTAAAAGCTCTGGTGCCAATTACCCCCAGGACACCTGGGCCAGTCTCTACCCAGCTCCCGAGGGTAGACCTGCATCACCTGCTTGCTTGGCATCCTGAGCTGAGATGCGGTCACCAGTGAGGACCATCTCCATTGCCAGGGACTTGCCGACTGCACGGGTAAGTCTTTGAGTGCCCCCTGCACCTGCAGGGATACAGACTGCGTATTGTTGCTGGCTACATGACACATgaggtcaaaaaaaaaagagagagagaagaaaccacAGACGTGCTGCTTACCAGTTTATGCTGAAGATAAGGCCTAAGATGAGTTCTAGCCAGGGGTCAGGGAGAACCAAGTGGTCAGCAGGTGGAACAAAAAGGGCTCAGAACCTCAGGGCAGGCCCCTTTCCAAGCTCAGGCCCCCAATTTTAGGACAGTGTTGCAAAGCATATGTGGATTCTCCTCAGGTTTTCACCAACATTCTAGGAACTTCCAGCTTTCCCTCACTCCATGTGCTAGATCCTTAGCAATTGCTGCCCTATCCAAGACAGACCCTGAATATTCACGAACCTTGTAGCACAAAACCTCAGAAACTGCCTGGCTGAACCCAAAGGGCAGTGGAAGGCTCTTGGGAGTATGCCTGATCCCCCTGAGGTCTGCTCCCACCCCAGGTCCAGCAGTGGACCCCTGCACATAGACAGAGTTGCTCTTGGCCCAATACCCCAGCTCCCTCCTAGGCAGGGGACGATGGGGATCTAGACACCTGCATGTGCTGAACTTGGTAAAGCCACGTGACCTGCCTCAACCAATGACATGGGAATGGACAGGCTGGGGTCACACTGGTCAGACCTCCTGGCATCAGTGCAAGATCACGGTTTTCTCTCCAAGGTTTCTGACCTATAGGGATCCGCCTCAAGTATGGATCATAAGCAGGAAAGAATCACTGTGGCTGGGAGCCAGAGTCACGTGATCTGATGTCACCAGAAGTGGGATATGGTTGTAACCACAGGAACCAAGCTGTGTTCTGAGCTGTTATGTCCACTCTGTTCTTCATGTGCTGGTCCACAAATAGAGCACGAATCAGACCTGGGGCTGTCTTTCTGGGGCTTTTGGTTGGATGCAAGCTGTAGGCCCAAAGGCATGGCTATCCTTGAAGAATTACCTTCAGAGTGCCTGCTAAAGCTACTGTGTTCTCACCTGGGATGGTCCCCAGAAGGATTTCCGGCTGTCCAAACTGGGCTTTCTCGCCAGCGTAGATGATATCACACATCATAGCAAGCTCACAGCCCCCACCAAGCTGCAAGATAGTGTTCAGCAGTTTTTCCAGGGAAGTTCAGGCCGAAAACCAAAGTCTGCTTGCTCTGCTCATTGGGAGGGCAAACTCTTCTGCAAAGTGTGGACAGTAAGTATTCTCAGTTCTGAGGACACTGAGCTCTGCCATAGTGGCTCAAAAGCAGCCACAGAGGATGTGGATGTGGAGGATGTGGCACACATGGAAGGGGACTTCATTAAATTAACATCATGTGAAATGACCGTATGGCTTCCCCAATCCACGCCAGGGGCCCTGATACATCCAATAGAGGATGTGATGCCTTCGCAGGTACAGCATAAGTCTGATAACATTATATTAATACAGAAAAGTCCATTAACCCATTTGGAAAGAACCAGAAGCTGAGCATTCACAAAATGAAGTGGATGCAAAAGATTCCTATTCCTCATTCAGCATTACCAGCAGAAAGGGATTGCTAGCCTGCAAGCCACACACAAGGCCTTTCTAAGATAAGGATCCTGCATGCTCCCTCTCACAAGCAGAACCCATCAACCACCCCAGGAGCAGATCCTTGATGTCCACACTCACAGCATAACCATTGACAGCAGCAATGACTGGCTTCTTGACCCGAGTTAGATGGTCCCAGTGGCTCAAGAACTTGCTAGAGTAACAGTCCTGGAATGTCCGGCTCTGCATTTCCTTGATGTCAGCTCCAGCTAGGAGTGGAAAAGAGGCAGCAGAGATCCCACCAGTCCTATAAACCCCAAACCCACAAGTAGTTATCCCATGGACTATGTCAGGCTCTGGGAACAGCAAGGAGCAGCCAATACTGAGATGCCTATTGTGACCAGATAATGCAGAAAGGTCACAGAGCAGGCAACAGATGCCTGGTGGACTCAAGAGAAGGCAGTCTTGTTTATCAGCACTTAATCTGGCTGGTAAAGACCTGAGTTGCTCTGAATATGCTGCCTTCTGCTGATGAAACACACTTGAACGTCCAAGAGTACTGTTCATCTAAGCAGCTCATTTGGGTAGATCCTAAGACACCTGCCAACACCAAGAGGCCAGTCTGTCTTGCCATTTTCCACAGGCCATAGGCACCCCTCCCATCTGCCACCACTGCTGCCAGCACACCTGCAAATGCCTTATCTCCACCAGTGAGCACGATGGCGCCCACGGTGGGGTCTTCCTCAAAGGTCTCTAGTGCCTGGTTGAGTTCCTTCATCAAGCCGTCGCAAAGGGCGTTGAGTGCTTTGGGGCGGTTCAATCGGATCAACCCCACGTTGGTattcttcccctttttttctgtgatgatgTACTCAAAGTTAGCCCCTAGggcaagagaggaaaaggagatcTCTGTCACACAGGTGTCAAAGGTAGGGACACAGAGGTACTCAGCCTGCAGCCCCCACCACTCTGCTTGAATCCTTGAGTTAAAGAAAATCCCCAGCACAGAACACTGCTGTCCCCTCTGATATGCCTGGTCAGTCTTCCCTGGCATCAAGGAGAGGAAAATGCCTTTTCACAACGAATGCCCACCGGAGGACAGCAGGACAGGGCTCTGGTCATACAGGGTAGAcaggctggcaggaggaagacagAGACAAAGGACAGAGGGGCAGCTAGCTCAGACTTGGAGGGAGCAGTCAGGGACTCGAGAGGAAGGACAGCCTGATAAGGGGCATCTATATGTTGAGTGGTCAATCCTCTTACACAGAACCTGTCCCATGAACATGCAGGTGAATGACTAAAATATCATGGAGTAAgtgtccttttgtgtgtgtggtgctggggatggaagccagggtcTTGTGCATCTAAGTaagtacttaactactgagctgcACCTAGTCCTTGGGTGTGAATGTTGAGCAGCAATGTGTCTGCCATTAAGAAACACAGGAATTTCTGCCAACCGCAGGCTGGGGTGCTGAAGTGAACAGGCAAGAACTGGGGGTGCAGCCAACTACTATCCACCACTGGATAGTTAGTTGGACCCACAGGGTATGGGAGGAGCCCAGCATGGGGTATGGCC
This window encodes:
- the Echs1 gene encoding enoyl-CoA hydratase, mitochondrial, with translation MASLRVLLLGVRRQLQLPARCPALRPFASGANFEYIITEKKGKNTNVGLIRLNRPKALNALCDGLMKELNQALETFEEDPTVGAIVLTGGDKAFAAGADIKEMQSRTFQDCYSSKFLSHWDHLTRVKKPVIAAVNGYALGGGCELAMMCDIIYAGEKAQFGQPEILLGTIPGAGGTQRLTRAVGKSLAMEMVLTGDRISAQDAKQAGLVSKIFPVETLVEEAIQCAEKIASNSKIIAAMAKESVNAAFEMTLTEGNKLEKKLFYSTFATDDRREGMAAFVEKRKASFKDH